In one Lycium barbarum isolate Lr01 chromosome 7, ASM1917538v2, whole genome shotgun sequence genomic region, the following are encoded:
- the LOC132601297 gene encoding protein ALP1-like, whose protein sequence is MDRKAFHILASLATNIGGLTDTNNMSSTEKLAMFLNILAHHEKIRSIKVDYIRSGWSVSQAFNECLRAILKLTPLLLVSPNPVAEDETDDRWKWFKGCLGALDGTYIPISVRTIDKPRYRTRKGDIATNVLGVCDRNLNFTYVLPGWEGSTADGHVLRDAVVQRNGLKVPEGNYYLCDGGYTNGNGFLSPYRGYRYWLRDWQGDNPPPQCLEEMFNMKHARARNVIERAFGVLKGRWGILRSPSWYSVKIHTGIISACCLLHNFIRREMEVDPLDMET, encoded by the exons ATGGATAGAAAGGCCTTTCACATTTTAGCTTCTTTAGCCACGAATATTGGAGGATTGACAGACACTAACAATATGTCAAGCACTGAAAAGCTAGCAATGTTCTTAAATATTTTGGCTCATCACGAGAAGATCAGGTCTATCAAAGTTGATTATATTAGATCGGGGTGGAGTGTAAGTCAAGCCTTTAATGAATGTCTAAGAGCAATTCTCAAACTAACTCCATTATTACTTGTTAGTCCTAATCCAGTGGCCGAAGATGAGACTGATGATCGATGGAAATGGTTTAAG GGTTGTCTAGGTGCATTGGATGGTACTTACATTCCCATTAGTGTTCGAACTATAGATAAGCCAAGATACAGGACACGAAAAGGAGATATAGCAACTAATGTCTTGGGGGTTTGTGATAGAAATCTTAACTTTACTTATGTCTTACCTGGTTGGGAGGGATCAACCGCTGATGGTCATGTATTGCGAGATGCTGTTGTACAAAGGAATGGTTTGAAAGTACCCGAGG GAAATTATTATTTATGTGACGGAGGATATACAAATGGAAATGGTTTTCTGTCCCCTTATCGAGGATATAGATACTGGCTAAGGGATTGGCAAGGTGACAATCCACCACCTCAATGCCTAGAAGAGATGTTTAATATGAAGCATGCTAGGGCGCGCAATGTTATTGAAAGAGCATTTGGTGTATTGAAAGGACGTTGGGGAATTCTTAGAAGTCCTTCGTGGTACTCGGTTAAGATTCATACTGGAATCATTAGTGCATGCTGTTTGTTACACAATTTCATTCGAAGAGAGATGGAAGTTGATCCATTAGACATGGAAACATAA